From Pseudomonas sp. LS1212, the proteins below share one genomic window:
- the katG gene encoding catalase/peroxidase HPI — protein MNTTKGSSHMATESKCPFNHAAAGGGPSNRDWWPKQLNLKILHQHSSLSDPMEEGFNYTEAFKKLDFEAVKKDLHALMTDSQDWWPADFGHYGPLFIRMAWHAAGTYRTGDGRGGAGSGQQRFAPLNSWPDNVSLDKARRLLWPIKQKYGRNISWADLIVLTGNVALESMGFKTFGFSGGRPDVWGPDEDVYWGSEKTWLEGDVRYGKEQSPTVQERNLEKPLAAVQMGLIYVNPEGPEGNPDPLAAAVDIRETFARMAMNDEETVALIAGGHAFGKTHGAGPADNVGAEPEAAGLEDQGLGWKSTFGTGKGGDTITSGLEVTWTTTPTKWSNNYLENLFGFEWELTKSPAGANQWTPKNGAGAGIIPDAHDPSKRRNPTMLTTDLSLRLDPIYEPISRRFLANPDQLADAFARAWFKLIHRDMGPLSRYLGPEMPSEELLWQDPIPAVDHALVNDSDIAALKSKLLACGLTVPQLVSTAWAAASTFRGSDKRGGANGARLRLAPQKFWQANQPEQLVKVLETLERIQNEFNSAQTGGKKISLADLIVLAGSAGVEQAAKNAGHTVTVPFTPGRMDARQEQTDVESFGYLEPVADGFRNYLKTRYLVPAEQLLIDKAQLLTLTAPEMTVLIGGLRVLNTNVGQTRHGVFTKRPEALTNDFFSNLLDMGTEWKPVSDAKEEFEGRDRKTGDVKWTATRVDLVFGSNAQLRALAEVYASADAQEKFVRDFVAAWTKVMNLDRFDLR, from the coding sequence ATGAACACGACCAAAGGTAGCTCACACATGGCAACTGAATCGAAATGCCCGTTCAATCACGCCGCCGCGGGTGGTGGCCCGTCGAACCGCGACTGGTGGCCGAAGCAACTCAATCTGAAGATCCTGCACCAGCACTCGTCCCTGTCCGACCCCATGGAGGAGGGCTTCAACTACACAGAAGCGTTCAAAAAGCTGGACTTTGAGGCGGTCAAGAAAGACCTGCATGCGCTGATGACCGATTCGCAAGACTGGTGGCCAGCGGACTTCGGTCACTATGGGCCGCTCTTTATTCGCATGGCCTGGCACGCCGCAGGCACGTACCGCACCGGTGACGGTCGTGGTGGTGCCGGCTCCGGTCAGCAACGCTTCGCGCCGCTCAACAGTTGGCCGGACAACGTCAGCCTCGACAAGGCGCGCCGGCTGCTCTGGCCGATCAAGCAAAAGTATGGTCGTAACATCTCCTGGGCCGATCTGATCGTCCTCACTGGCAACGTCGCGCTGGAGTCCATGGGCTTCAAGACCTTTGGCTTTTCCGGAGGTCGTCCGGACGTCTGGGGACCGGATGAAGACGTCTACTGGGGCTCCGAAAAAACCTGGCTGGAGGGCGACGTGCGCTATGGCAAAGAGCAGAGCCCTACCGTCCAGGAGCGCAATCTGGAGAAACCGCTCGCCGCGGTGCAAATGGGCTTGATCTACGTTAACCCCGAAGGCCCGGAGGGCAACCCGGACCCGCTCGCTGCTGCGGTGGACATCCGCGAGACTTTCGCTCGCATGGCGATGAATGACGAAGAAACCGTGGCATTGATCGCCGGCGGCCACGCCTTCGGCAAAACCCACGGCGCCGGACCTGCCGACAACGTCGGAGCCGAGCCCGAAGCCGCTGGCCTCGAAGATCAAGGCCTGGGCTGGAAGAGCACCTTCGGCACCGGCAAAGGCGGCGACACGATCACCAGCGGCCTGGAAGTGACCTGGACCACGACGCCCACGAAGTGGAGCAACAATTACCTGGAGAACCTGTTCGGCTTCGAGTGGGAACTGACCAAGAGCCCCGCAGGGGCGAACCAGTGGACGCCGAAAAACGGCGCTGGCGCCGGCATCATTCCGGATGCTCACGACCCGTCCAAGCGTCGTAATCCGACCATGCTGACCACAGACCTGTCCCTGCGACTCGACCCGATCTATGAACCGATTTCGCGGCGCTTCCTGGCGAATCCCGATCAGTTGGCCGACGCGTTCGCCCGTGCGTGGTTCAAGCTGATCCACCGCGACATGGGGCCGCTCTCGCGTTACCTCGGCCCGGAAATGCCGAGCGAAGAACTCCTGTGGCAAGACCCCATCCCGGCGGTCGACCATGCCCTGGTCAACGACAGCGATATCGCAGCGCTCAAGAGCAAGCTCCTCGCCTGCGGCCTGACTGTGCCGCAACTGGTGTCGACCGCCTGGGCGGCGGCTTCCACCTTCCGCGGCTCCGACAAACGCGGCGGCGCCAACGGCGCTCGCCTGCGTCTGGCCCCGCAAAAGTTCTGGCAAGCCAACCAGCCTGAGCAACTGGTGAAGGTGCTGGAAACCCTCGAACGTATCCAGAACGAGTTCAACAGCGCGCAGACTGGCGGCAAGAAGATCTCGCTGGCGGACCTGATCGTGCTGGCCGGTAGCGCCGGCGTCGAACAGGCGGCAAAAAATGCCGGTCACACCGTAACGGTGCCTTTCACACCAGGGCGGATGGACGCGAGGCAAGAGCAGACGGATGTGGAATCTTTCGGGTATCTCGAACCCGTCGCCGATGGCTTCCGTAACTACCTCAAAACCCGATACCTCGTACCGGCCGAACAGTTACTGATTGACAAGGCGCAACTGCTGACACTCACCGCGCCAGAAATGACCGTGCTCATTGGCGGCCTGCGCGTGCTGAACACCAACGTCGGACAAACCCGACACGGCGTCTTCACGAAGCGGCCGGAAGCGTTGACCAACGACTTCTTCAGCAACCTGCTCGACATGGGTACGGAGTGGAAACCCGTCTCGGACGCCAAGGAAGAGTTTGAAGGCCGCGATCGCAAAACCGGTGATGTGAAGTGGACGGCCACCCGTGTCGATCTCGTCTTCGGCTCAAACGCGCAGTTGCGGGCCTTGGCCGAAGTCTATGCAAGCGCAGACGCGCAGGAGAAGTTCGTGAGGGACTTCGTAGCGGCCTGGACCAAGGTGATGAACCTTGACCGCTTCGACCTCAGGTGA
- a CDS encoding AMP-binding protein, which yields MSRPPPETRAIPPSGGDVEKLLEIVQRTVVELRPQAAEGLHVTLHSVLDRDLGIDSLARVELWSRIEHEFGVRLPENLFASAETPADVLRVLHTRPGAEAARPLPFSEAPVATGQTPDTARTLIEALEWHVRHQPQQPHVRLLGDSDQTQDISYGALHQGALAVAAGLQRSGLQAGQTVALMLPTGSDFLHGFFGILLAGGVPVPIYPPLRLSQIEDHLRRQAGILCNAEAKVLITVTQAKLLARLIQPQVPSLTRIASVAELTGEGGECITPARQPDDIAFLQYTSGSTGQPKGVMVSHANLLANLRAMGGALKVGPQDVFVSWLPMYHDMGLIGAWLGSLYYGYSLVLMSPLAFLARPARWLWAIDRFRGTMSAAPNFAYELCLGKLADADLEGLDLSSWRLAFNGAEPVSPDTLQRFAERFVRYGLAPTALAPVYGLAEATLGVAFPPLGRGPLIDRVQRDAFQARGNALPAEADASATLRFVSSGRPLPGHQIRIVDGSGVELPERSEGHLQFSGPSTTAGYYRNPEETRRVLRDGWIDSLDFAYMAGGEVYLTGRAKDLIIRAGRNIYPYDVEAAVGNLPGLRKGCTAVFGSPDPATGTERLVVLAETCEKEAAARQQLQQEVNRIVFDLTGVAPDDIVLAPPHSVLKTSSGKLRRAASRELYERGEVGRPHLAVWRQLLRLALQALRGHFGRSWQTCRAALYAAYIWLLFWLVTPLTWLAVAILPRQRWCRSFTRAAARLFLRLAGVPFSVTGLERLPSSSVSVLAVNHASYLDGVILCAALPPQFSFVAKRELAGQWIAGRFLRQLGAHFVERFDLQRSTADAESLAEALQAGQPLVFFPEGTFTREPGLRTFHMGAFVLAARAGVPLLPVAIRGTRRVLRAGQWFPRHGAIHVNVCSPLLAQGPDWLEAIKLRDATIAMLLEHLDESERG from the coding sequence ATGTCTCGTCCGCCTCCAGAAACCCGCGCCATCCCCCCTTCCGGTGGGGACGTGGAAAAACTGCTCGAAATTGTCCAGCGCACCGTGGTCGAGTTGCGCCCGCAGGCGGCAGAAGGTTTGCACGTCACCTTGCACAGCGTGCTGGACCGGGACCTGGGCATAGACAGCCTGGCTCGGGTCGAACTGTGGTCACGCATCGAGCACGAATTCGGTGTGCGCTTGCCGGAAAACCTGTTCGCCTCGGCAGAAACTCCCGCCGATGTACTGCGCGTATTGCACACCCGACCTGGCGCCGAGGCGGCACGCCCGTTGCCCTTCAGCGAGGCCCCGGTAGCAACGGGGCAGACGCCGGACACCGCGCGAACCTTGATCGAGGCGCTGGAGTGGCATGTGCGCCATCAGCCGCAGCAGCCCCACGTGCGCCTGCTGGGTGACAGCGACCAGACGCAAGACATCAGCTATGGCGCCTTGCACCAGGGCGCCCTGGCCGTTGCCGCAGGGTTGCAACGCAGTGGCTTGCAGGCCGGTCAGACCGTGGCCCTGATGCTGCCCACGGGCAGCGACTTTCTCCATGGCTTTTTCGGCATCCTTTTGGCCGGTGGTGTTCCGGTGCCCATCTACCCACCGCTGCGCCTGTCGCAGATCGAGGATCACCTGCGCCGCCAGGCCGGCATCCTGTGCAACGCCGAGGCCAAAGTGCTGATTACCGTGACGCAAGCCAAGCTGCTTGCCCGGCTGATCCAGCCGCAGGTCCCGAGCCTGACGCGCATCGCCAGCGTGGCCGAGTTGACGGGCGAGGGCGGCGAGTGCATCACACCTGCGCGGCAACCGGATGACATCGCCTTCCTGCAGTACACCTCGGGCAGCACTGGCCAGCCCAAGGGCGTGATGGTCAGCCACGCCAATCTGCTGGCCAACCTGCGCGCCATGGGCGGGGCCCTGAAGGTGGGGCCGCAGGACGTGTTCGTCAGCTGGCTGCCCATGTACCACGACATGGGCCTGATCGGTGCCTGGCTGGGCAGCCTGTATTACGGCTACAGCCTGGTGTTGATGTCGCCGCTGGCTTTCCTGGCACGGCCGGCGCGCTGGCTATGGGCCATCGACCGTTTCCGCGGCACGATGTCGGCGGCGCCCAACTTCGCCTATGAACTGTGCCTGGGCAAACTCGCTGACGCCGACCTCGAGGGCCTGGACCTGAGCAGCTGGCGCCTGGCCTTCAACGGTGCCGAGCCGGTCAGCCCGGACACCTTGCAGCGCTTCGCCGAACGTTTCGTTCGCTACGGCTTGGCGCCTACCGCGCTGGCGCCGGTCTATGGGTTGGCCGAGGCCACGCTGGGCGTGGCTTTTCCTCCCCTGGGCCGAGGGCCGCTGATCGACCGGGTGCAGCGCGACGCGTTCCAGGCCCGTGGCAATGCACTGCCCGCCGAAGCGGACGCCAGCGCAACGCTGCGCTTCGTCTCCAGCGGCCGGCCACTGCCGGGCCATCAGATTCGTATCGTCGACGGCAGCGGTGTCGAACTCCCCGAGCGCAGCGAAGGTCACCTGCAATTCAGCGGGCCGTCCACCACCGCAGGCTACTACCGTAACCCCGAAGAGACCCGCCGGGTGCTGCGTGATGGCTGGATCGACTCGCTCGACTTCGCCTACATGGCCGGCGGTGAGGTCTACCTGACCGGCCGCGCCAAGGACCTGATCATCCGTGCCGGGCGCAACATCTACCCCTACGATGTTGAAGCGGCGGTCGGCAATCTGCCTGGCCTGCGCAAAGGCTGCACCGCGGTGTTCGGCAGTCCGGACCCGGCCACCGGCACCGAGCGCCTGGTGGTGTTGGCGGAAACCTGTGAGAAGGAAGCCGCCGCGCGGCAACAACTGCAGCAGGAGGTCAACCGCATCGTGTTCGACCTCACCGGTGTGGCGCCTGACGATATCGTTCTGGCGCCACCGCATAGCGTACTGAAGACCTCCAGCGGGAAGCTTCGCCGCGCTGCCAGCCGCGAACTGTATGAGCGCGGCGAAGTGGGGCGGCCACACCTCGCCGTGTGGCGCCAGCTACTGCGCCTGGCGCTGCAGGCCTTGCGCGGGCATTTCGGTCGCAGCTGGCAGACCTGCCGCGCCGCGCTGTATGCCGCTTACATCTGGCTGCTGTTCTGGCTGGTTACACCGCTGACCTGGCTGGCCGTCGCGATCCTGCCGCGCCAGCGTTGGTGCCGTAGCTTTACCCGTGCCGCCGCACGGCTGTTCCTGCGCCTGGCGGGTGTGCCGTTCAGCGTCACGGGTCTGGAGCGCCTGCCTTCGTCCTCGGTGAGCGTGCTGGCCGTAAACCACGCCAGCTACCTCGACGGCGTCATTCTCTGCGCGGCCCTGCCGCCGCAGTTCAGCTTCGTTGCCAAGCGCGAACTGGCTGGCCAGTGGATCGCCGGCCGGTTCCTGCGCCAGCTTGGCGCCCACTTCGTCGAACGCTTCGACCTGCAGCGCAGCACAGCAGACGCCGAGTCCCTGGCCGAAGCGCTGCAGGCTGGCCAGCCCCTGGTGTTCTTTCCCGAGGGGACCTTCACCCGCGAGCCAGGCTTGCGCACCTTCCACATGGGCGCCTTCGTGCTCGCCGCGCGTGCCGGCGTACCGCTGCTGCCAGTCGCAATCCGCGGCACGCGCAGGGTGCTGCGCGCCGGTCAATGGTTCCCGCGCCACGGTGCAATTCACGTCAATGTCTGCTCGCCGCTGTTGGCGCAGGGGCCGGACTGGTTGGAAGCCATCAAGCTGCGGGATGCAACGATAGCGATGCTGCTGGAGCACCTGGATGAATCGGAGCGGGGGTAG
- a CDS encoding MFS transporter: MPASLNPGVTRREIWAWAMFDFANSGYTTVVITAVFNAYFVAVVAKGEAWGTLAWTSALALSSALIILTAPLVGAYADAFACKKRLLLFFTIGCVAFTAGLALAGPGELAIAILFIVLSSYCFGSGENLIAAFLPELARADALGKVSGWGWGFGYIGGLVSLGACLAFVSWAQAQGQTAAQFVPVCMLITAALFAVASVPTFLFLRERSQPQPVRGGTPIAQAVLARFVQTLREAERYRDLLRFLACTVCYQAGISAVIALAAIYANQVMGFTTQDTLLLIFVVNITASIGAVLFGWLQDRLGHRATLALTLLGWLGMVGLVWVARDPGLFWLAANLAGLCMGASQSAGRAIVGLLAPSTRLAEFFGLWGLAVKLSAILGPMTYGLVNWLSGGDHRLAMLITGSYFVVGLLILAGVDLERGRQAATAP; this comes from the coding sequence ATGCCAGCCAGCCTTAACCCCGGAGTGACACGCCGAGAAATCTGGGCCTGGGCGATGTTCGATTTCGCCAACTCCGGCTACACGACCGTGGTGATCACCGCCGTGTTCAACGCCTACTTCGTCGCCGTGGTCGCCAAGGGCGAAGCCTGGGGTACGCTGGCCTGGACCAGCGCCCTCGCCCTCTCCAGCGCGCTGATCATCCTGACCGCGCCGCTGGTCGGCGCCTACGCCGACGCCTTCGCCTGCAAAAAGCGCCTGCTGCTGTTCTTTACAATCGGTTGCGTCGCCTTCACCGCTGGGCTCGCGCTGGCCGGGCCGGGGGAGCTCGCTATCGCGATCCTTTTCATCGTGCTGTCGAGCTACTGCTTCGGCAGCGGCGAAAACCTGATCGCCGCCTTCCTGCCCGAACTCGCCCGTGCCGATGCCTTGGGCAAGGTGTCCGGTTGGGGCTGGGGGTTCGGCTATATAGGCGGCTTGGTCAGCCTGGGCGCTTGCCTGGCCTTTGTCAGCTGGGCCCAGGCGCAGGGCCAGACTGCTGCGCAGTTCGTGCCGGTGTGCATGCTGATCACCGCGGCCTTGTTCGCCGTAGCCAGCGTACCGACCTTTCTGTTCCTGCGTGAACGCAGCCAGCCGCAGCCAGTGCGTGGCGGCACGCCTATCGCGCAAGCGGTGCTGGCGCGCTTCGTGCAAACCCTGCGCGAAGCCGAACGCTATCGCGACCTGCTGCGTTTCCTGGCCTGCACCGTCTGTTACCAGGCCGGTATCTCGGCGGTGATCGCCCTGGCTGCCATCTATGCCAACCAGGTCATGGGCTTCACTACCCAGGACACGCTGCTGCTGATCTTCGTGGTGAATATCACGGCCTCCATCGGTGCCGTGCTGTTCGGTTGGCTGCAGGACCGCCTCGGCCATCGCGCCACACTGGCGCTGACCCTGCTGGGCTGGCTCGGCATGGTCGGCCTGGTCTGGGTCGCGCGCGACCCCGGGCTATTCTGGCTGGCGGCCAACCTCGCCGGTCTGTGCATGGGCGCCAGTCAATCGGCCGGTCGCGCGATAGTCGGACTGCTGGCGCCGTCGACGCGTCTGGCGGAATTCTTCGGCCTCTGGGGGCTGGCGGTCAAACTGTCGGCAATCCTCGGCCCCATGACCTACGGCCTGGTCAATTGGCTGTCCGGCGGCGATCACCGCCTGGCGATGTTGATCACCGGCAGCTATTTCGTTGTCGGTCTGCTGATCCTGGCCGGCGTCGACCTCGAGCGCGGACGGCAGGCAGCTACCGCCCCATAG
- a CDS encoding CAP domain-containing protein: MRQTLRYSRVVSLCLIPLLPLLASPAHARGERQLVEAINDYRAEPQRCERRTLQGARPLALKSSLALPIGYGGGLRERLKASGYQAVSVRTIRLVGAEDAETAFDMLQSDYCRALLDTQYADIGVSRDEDDWQVVLARPLLDGHMGDPRAAAKALLAQVNAARAKPRLCGRKRFAAARPLAWSAALGTAAQGHSRAMANGNYFAHRDRDGESPVDRARDAGYRGRQIGENIAAGQGSPSKAMAGWLASPGHCANLMNPMFTQVGAAYAANSRSDSGIYWTMLFGAP, translated from the coding sequence ATGCGCCAAACCCTTCGCTACTCCCGTGTTGTCTCGCTCTGCCTCATTCCTTTGCTCCCCCTGCTCGCCAGCCCCGCCCATGCCCGTGGGGAAAGGCAACTGGTGGAGGCCATCAACGACTACCGTGCCGAGCCCCAGCGCTGCGAGAGGCGCACGCTCCAGGGTGCGAGGCCACTGGCGCTGAAGTCGAGCCTGGCCTTGCCGATCGGCTATGGCGGCGGTTTGCGAGAACGGTTGAAGGCTTCCGGCTATCAGGCGGTGTCGGTCCGGACCATCCGCCTGGTCGGAGCGGAGGATGCCGAGACGGCCTTTGACATGCTCCAGAGCGATTACTGCCGGGCCTTGCTCGATACTCAGTACGCCGATATCGGCGTCAGTCGCGACGAGGATGACTGGCAGGTGGTGCTGGCGCGGCCTTTGCTCGACGGTCATATGGGCGATCCGCGAGCGGCGGCCAAGGCGTTGCTGGCACAGGTCAACGCGGCGCGGGCCAAACCACGCCTGTGTGGTCGCAAGCGCTTCGCCGCCGCACGACCGCTGGCCTGGAGTGCCGCTCTCGGGACGGCGGCCCAGGGGCACAGCCGGGCGATGGCCAACGGCAATTACTTCGCACACCGCGACCGCGACGGTGAATCGCCGGTGGACCGGGCAAGGGACGCCGGCTACCGTGGCCGGCAGATCGGCGAGAACATCGCCGCCGGGCAAGGCTCGCCGAGCAAGGCGATGGCGGGTTGGCTGGCCAGCCCAGGGCATTGCGCCAACCTGATGAACCCGATGTTCACCCAGGTTGGCGCGGCCTATGCCGCAAACTCGCGCAGCGACTCAGGCATCTATTGGACGATGCTGTTCGGCGCACCCTGA
- a CDS encoding LysR family transcriptional regulator translates to MSTPDLNLLVTLDVLLAEGSVARAAQRLRLSPSAMSRALARLRETTGDPLLVRAGRGLVPTPRALELRERVSQLVQDAEAVLRPAETLDLKQLVRTFTLRTSEGFVENFGADLIARVGEQAPGVRLRFVHKPDKDSTPLRDATVDLETGVVGKSAGPELHTQALLRDRFIGVVRIGHPLSQSEITPSRYAAGGHICVSRRGLDRGPIDEALKPLALERKIVTIVAGFSTALALARATDLIASVPERHTANLRVAMHSFALPFDMPTFTVSMLWHPRLDADLAHRWLRGCLRDVCAQQRIESSP, encoded by the coding sequence ATGTCGACACCCGATCTCAACTTGCTTGTCACCCTTGATGTGCTGCTCGCAGAAGGCAGCGTTGCGCGCGCAGCGCAGCGCTTGCGGCTCAGCCCGTCGGCGATGAGCCGGGCATTGGCGCGATTGCGCGAAACCACGGGCGATCCGCTGTTGGTCAGAGCCGGACGCGGGCTCGTTCCCACACCCAGAGCGCTGGAACTGCGCGAGCGGGTCAGTCAGTTGGTGCAGGACGCAGAAGCGGTTCTACGTCCTGCCGAGACGCTCGACCTCAAACAGCTCGTACGAACGTTCACGCTGCGTACCAGCGAAGGTTTTGTGGAGAACTTCGGCGCGGACCTCATTGCGCGCGTCGGCGAGCAAGCGCCAGGCGTGCGGCTGCGCTTCGTGCACAAGCCAGATAAAGACAGCACGCCACTTCGCGATGCAACGGTGGATCTGGAAACGGGAGTCGTGGGCAAGAGCGCTGGCCCGGAGCTGCATACCCAGGCATTGTTGCGCGACCGTTTCATTGGCGTCGTGCGAATCGGGCACCCGTTGAGCCAGAGTGAAATCACGCCCTCACGCTATGCGGCGGGCGGGCACATCTGCGTCTCCCGGCGAGGGCTCGACAGGGGACCTATCGATGAAGCTCTCAAGCCGCTGGCCCTGGAGCGCAAGATAGTGACCATCGTCGCAGGCTTTTCGACTGCGCTGGCGCTCGCCCGGGCCACCGACCTGATCGCCAGTGTTCCCGAACGGCACACCGCAAACCTGCGCGTCGCCATGCACAGCTTCGCTCTTCCATTCGACATGCCGACGTTCACCGTCTCGATGCTCTGGCATCCACGGTTGGACGCCGATCTGGCGCATCGCTGGTTGCGTGGTTGCCTTCGAGACGTTTGTGCGCAGCAGCGCATCGAATCGTCACCATAG
- a CDS encoding MFS transporter translates to MKPLTAGPDESLAASAQPTPSVRWALASLSLAMLLSSLGTSIANVGLPTLAQAFNASVQEVQWVVLAYLLAITTLIVSVGRLGDLTGRRRLLLAGIFLFTAASALCAAAPTLWLLIAARAVQGLGAATMMALTIAFVGEAVPKERIGSAMGLLGTMSAIGTALGPSFGGVLIASFGWPAIFLVNVPLGILALILAYRFLPADRREAKTYRDGFDHPGTVLLALALAAYALAMTMGRGSFGPLNTALLMAAVLGAGLFVLVERRAASPLIRLEMFENPVLTAGFAMSTLVTTVVMATLVVGPFYLAGALALDAAGVGLVMSCGPLVAALVGVPAGRLVDRFGAHRMGIVGLIAMAVGSSILPLLPTRFGVPGYIAPLVIITAGYALFQAANNTAVMTDIRPDQRGVISSLLSLSRNLGLITGASVMSAVFALGSATTHVMTARPEAVAAAMRITFTVAAVLIVVALAIAAASLARSRRAVAP, encoded by the coding sequence ATGAAGCCACTCACTGCAGGACCAGATGAGTCACTGGCAGCCAGTGCGCAACCGACACCTTCGGTTCGGTGGGCGCTCGCCAGCCTTTCGCTCGCCATGTTGCTGTCCTCGCTCGGCACCAGCATCGCCAATGTTGGCTTGCCGACGTTGGCACAGGCGTTCAACGCCTCCGTCCAGGAAGTACAGTGGGTCGTCCTCGCCTATCTTCTCGCCATCACCACCCTGATCGTCAGCGTTGGCCGGCTCGGTGACCTCACCGGCCGTCGACGATTGCTACTGGCCGGCATCTTCCTGTTCACGGCGGCCTCGGCCCTGTGCGCCGCAGCGCCCACGCTCTGGCTGCTGATCGCCGCCCGGGCGGTGCAGGGGCTGGGAGCGGCCACCATGATGGCACTGACCATTGCGTTTGTCGGTGAGGCGGTGCCAAAAGAAAGGATCGGTAGCGCCATGGGCCTGTTAGGAACTATGTCCGCGATCGGTACCGCGCTCGGGCCATCGTTCGGGGGCGTTCTGATCGCCAGCTTCGGCTGGCCTGCCATTTTCCTTGTCAACGTACCGTTGGGCATTCTGGCGTTGATCCTCGCGTATCGCTTTTTGCCCGCTGACCGTCGGGAAGCGAAGACGTATCGAGATGGTTTCGACCATCCGGGCACCGTGTTGCTTGCCCTGGCGCTCGCGGCCTATGCGCTGGCCATGACGATGGGGCGCGGCAGTTTTGGCCCGCTTAACACGGCGCTTTTGATGGCTGCTGTCTTGGGGGCAGGCCTGTTCGTGCTCGTCGAAAGGAGAGCGGCATCTCCCTTGATCCGGCTGGAAATGTTCGAAAACCCGGTACTTACGGCAGGCTTCGCCATGAGCACACTGGTCACGACGGTGGTCATGGCGACGCTGGTGGTTGGCCCGTTCTATCTTGCCGGCGCGCTTGCACTCGACGCAGCTGGTGTCGGACTGGTCATGTCGTGCGGTCCGCTGGTCGCCGCCCTGGTGGGCGTGCCCGCCGGCCGCCTCGTGGACCGCTTTGGCGCACACCGCATGGGTATCGTCGGGCTCATCGCAATGGCGGTCGGTTCCTCCATCCTGCCCCTGCTGCCGACGAGGTTCGGCGTACCGGGTTACATCGCCCCGCTTGTCATCATCACCGCCGGCTATGCGCTGTTCCAGGCAGCCAACAACACCGCCGTAATGACCGACATTCGACCGGACCAGCGGGGCGTCATATCCTCCCTGCTCAGCCTGTCACGCAATCTCGGACTCATCACCGGCGCATCCGTCATGAGTGCTGTGTTCGCGCTCGGATCGGCGACAACCCATGTCATGACAGCGCGTCCTGAGGCTGTTGCGGCCGCCATGCGGATTACCTTCACCGTGGCCGCGGTGCTGATCGTCGTCGCCCTCGCCATCGCAGCTGCAAGCCTTGCTCGTTCACGACGCGCCGTTGCTCCTTGA
- a CDS encoding ABC transporter ATP-binding protein: MYKLTVENLHKSYGSHEVLKGVSLKAKTGDVISLIGASGSGKSTFLRCINFLETPNDGAMSLDNQPIHMAHDRHGMRVADADELQRLRTRLAMVFQHFNLWSHMTVLDNITMAPRRVLGVSKKDAEERARRYLDKVGLPSRVADQYPAFLSGGQQQRVAIARALTMEPEIMLFDEPTSALDPELVGEVLKVIQGLTEEGRTMIMVTHEMSFARKVSNQVLFLHQGRVEEQGEPEAILGNPQSERLKQFLSGNLK; encoded by the coding sequence ATGTACAAACTGACCGTTGAAAACCTGCACAAGAGCTACGGTAGCCATGAAGTGCTCAAGGGCGTTTCGCTTAAAGCCAAGACTGGCGATGTGATCAGCCTGATCGGCGCCAGCGGCTCGGGCAAGAGCACCTTCCTGCGTTGCATCAATTTCCTCGAGACCCCCAACGACGGCGCCATGAGCCTGGACAACCAGCCGATCCACATGGCCCACGACCGGCACGGCATGCGCGTGGCCGACGCCGATGAGTTGCAACGCCTGCGCACGCGCCTGGCGATGGTGTTCCAGCACTTCAACCTGTGGAGCCACATGACCGTGCTCGACAACATCACCATGGCCCCGCGCCGGGTGCTGGGTGTCAGCAAAAAGGATGCAGAGGAACGGGCCAGGCGTTATCTGGACAAGGTGGGGTTGCCGTCACGGGTCGCCGATCAGTACCCGGCGTTTCTCTCGGGCGGGCAACAACAGCGCGTCGCCATCGCCCGGGCCCTGACCATGGAGCCGGAGATCATGCTGTTCGACGAGCCGACCTCGGCCCTGGACCCGGAACTGGTGGGCGAAGTGCTCAAGGTCATCCAGGGGCTGACCGAGGAGGGCCGCACCATGATCATGGTGACCCACGAAATGAGCTTCGCGCGCAAAGTGTCGAACCAGGTGCTGTTTCTGCATCAGGGGCGGGTCGAAGAGCAGGGCGAGCCCGAGGCAATACTGGGCAACCCGCAAAGCGAACGCCTGAAGCAGTTTCTCAGTGGCAACCTGAAGTAA